Within Puntigrus tetrazona isolate hp1 unplaced genomic scaffold, ASM1883169v1 S000000200, whole genome shotgun sequence, the genomic segment taaaagtaaaatagttcCTGTagagatttaataaaaatcagtcAAATTAACAGAGACTTCAAGCGCTGGTGCTGTCCTCCCTAGTTAGTCTACACTGTAGGCGTCATCAGCTCACCTTGAGGCAGTGCAGTGTGTCCGTTTTGGAAAACATCTTGAACTTGGCCAACTCCCCGATGAACCTCACCGTCTTATTCTTGGTCTCAATGTTGATTTGGTCCTTCTTTCTGATCTGTAAGTatcccaaacacacacttttgtgAGATGACTTGCAGACCCAGACAGCATTTTAGGTCATTCTGATTATAAAATGCCTTACTTGGCCTTTAGAACACTCACATGAAATCTGAAATCTCCTTTGAGCATCGAGCAAAGGTCTTCAGCTACGTCAGACATACATGGATGCAGAGTGGCCACCAGACGAGCGTAGAACGGCAACAGATCcagtctgacacacacacacacacacacacacacacaggtaaaaCTATTAATGCACAGCCACTCAACACCTGATGTCCTGGCTCCATCTAGTGTTCACATctacagatgcacacacacacacacacacacacacacacctctgtctGGGCACCGTGAAAAGAGCTCGAACCAGCTTCCTGCGATTAGACTTTGTGTTCATGTTCATACAGAAGTCCATAGCagcctgaaaacacacaggaacACAACTGAGCAACCCATCAGCCACAAtgtgataaagaaaaaaagtttta encodes:
- the LOC122333166 gene encoding regulator of nonsense transcripts 2-like, whose protein sequence is MDFCMNMNTKSNRRKLVRALFTVPRQRLDLLPFYARLVATLHPCMSDVAEDLCSMLKGDFRFHIRKKDQINIETKNKTVRFIGELAKFKMFSKTDTLHCLKVS